The nucleotide sequence aaactttaaaaaaaaaaaaaaaaaaaaaaaaaaagcctttaatGGCACTGATGCTCATCAGTCCAGTCCTTAAATGGTACTTTTGTGAGGtctttttggattattttaagggaaaaaaacaaaactctttaAGAACAGATTTGACattgcttcattttcttttcttttataattctctctctttcacattCACTTTTTCCTTGacagtgtttttactgtatgGTGTTAATATTTTTACTAAAGAATTTGAAGTACTACTTCTGCCACTGCCACTGAAAATAAAGCAAGACAGTTTACCTGCAGCTTCCAAATCTCTAAATCCTACTTGCTCTAAGCACTCTGAAGTTGTGAATTTCTGAAAGACCGTTCATCTGATGCTCTGTTTCTGACTGAATCTATAAACACACCACAGCTAAACATTCAGCTGACTAATGGCCTGTAAGATAAACGCTTGCTTAGTGTTTTGACAGATAGATTATGTTTCGCTCTTAAATGCAAAAGGCTTTTTGAATTAGTAACAAGGAGCTTCAACTTTGTAGAAGTGTAACcccattttgaatgttttgacCATTGTTACCATTTTGATGTGAAGTAAAATCTTGAGTGATAACTTCAAAACACAGTGTTTGCATTTAGGCTTAACGTCTGATTGTCTTGTTATCTTCTTTCTCTGACTGCACTAAGCTAATATTTGTTTAGCAcatattaatttttattcttCAACACAGGATGACATGCAGATTCGTGTGTTCAACTACAACACCTTGGAGAGAGTCCACATGTTTGAGGCCCACTCTGACTACATCCGATGTATTGCTGTTCATCCAACCCAGCCGTATATTCTCACCAGCAGCGGTACATTAGTAAACTTAAGATTTCCTCGCTGCTAGCAAAGTTACATTCTTCAAATTTTTTGATCACAAAATTCTAATTTGTCtcagtttgtgtgtatttatatgtgCACACGTgtgattgtgtttctgtgtctgtgcagaTGATATGTTGATCAAGTTATGGGACTGGGACAAGAAGTGGTCGTGCAGCCAGGTGTTTGAGGGTCACACTCATTACGTTATGCAGATTGTCATCAACCCCAAGGATAACAATCAGTTTGCCAGTGCCTCCCTGGACAGGACAATTAAGGTAGGGACCACTTGATGTTGCTGTTGTCACTTGTGTTGGAGCTTAAGCCatgtttccactgcaggatTTTTACTGGATTTACTTGTTTCACCCGGTGCAACCAAGGTCCAAATGCAGTTTCAAGGAGAACGTTTTACCCCTGAAAAGTCTCTGCCCTGGAGTGGTAATAGTTTCTAAAAGTTCAGGATTTTAGTTTAGTATTTATGGAGGGAAGCACATCCAATGGGAATTTAAGATGGTGAGCTGTAATGAGAAGTTATTTTGTAACTACAATTATTGTTTAGTATTGttggatgaaaaaaatatgctggAAATAATACAGCTGTCTCTTTTTGACAATGTCGACTGACTAATTTGTCTAATCTGTGCTTGGCCTTATATCTGGGTTTAAACACAGATAACAAACTGCTGCAGAAACCCTTTGAAAAGTTTCTGGAAAAGTCCTTGAAGCTGAAAGTTTGTGGGACGTTTAGTGGAAACATGGCTGAATTAAATGTCAACTGTGGAACATCCAGACCTGACTGCAGTACTGTAGCTTCTTTATTGACTACAGTTTAAGTTTGTACCTACTAATATGTATGTAATTGCATTTAGTGATTCTCTGTCATCCTCTCGGGGTTGTCACAGGTTTGGCAGCTTGGATCTTCATCTCCCAATTTCACTTTGGAGGGTCACGAGAAAGGTGTAAATTGCATTGACTACTACAGTGGAGGTGACAAGCCCTACCTGATATCAGGGGCTGATGACCGCCAAGTCAAGATCTGGGACTACCAGGTTAGAAAACTctactttattttatgtttttgctgttattcACTTACTTCATGTAAAAGTGTCTCACAGAAGAAAATATGACTAATAGGCAGAGCACAAGCTAATTCCTAGTTGACAGGTagctttttgttaaattatgttTATAAGAAAACATCATTAGAGCTTAATGGAAAGATTAATTGTGAAAAGAACATATGTGGTCGTCATTACATTTTACTATCTTTTCTGTGAGTATATTTAGGCATTGTGTCGCACATAAATGTATCGGCTCTCTGCCACTGTGTGTTGTAGAACAAAACCTGTGTTCAGACTCTGGAGGGCCATGCACAGAACGTGTCGTGTGTCAGTTTCCACCCGGAGCTGCCCATCATCATCACTGGATCAGAGGACGGTGAGCAGGAATCCCACACTTCCTCGCCTCTTTGTACAAAAAACCCTAGTGTATCTCTATCGGGACCTCATTGATCATTGTTTTATACCTCTGTAGGTACGGTACGGATCTGGCACTCAAGCACATACCGCCTGGAGAGCACACTGAACTACGGTATGGAACGAGTGTGGTGCGTGTGCGGCCTCCGGGGCTCCAACAATGTGGCACTAGGATATGATGAAGGAAGCATTATTATCAAGGTaaaatttatttagatttttcagaAATTCGCTATGAACTTTTGCAGTGCACTCATTTATAGCAGTTTGCTTTTGTGTACAATACAACTAAACTAAATGCTTTTGCAGGGAAGAACTCAAAGTGGCTATTTTATTTCTAAAGGAAATTAAGATAAAATCTACCATAGatgtaataaaatattcaaaGCTAACATCTCATCTTTCTCTGCCCACCTTTAttctctgtcttcttctgttGTGTAGGTGGGCCGAGAGGAGCCCGCCATGTCTATGGACACCAACGGCAAAATCATCTGGGCCAAACACAGTGAAATACAGCAGGCCAACCTGAAGGCCATGGGTGATGCTGAAATCAAGGATGGAGAGAGGCTGCCGCTGGCTGTTAAAGACATGGGCAGCTGTGAGATTTACCCTCAAACCATCCAGCATAACCCCAACGGAAGGTACACATACGCTCATTCCAGGCCTTTTTAGTTGTTATTCAGTAATAGGTAGACATCAGCACCAGAACTGTTTGTTTCAGGAAGTCAGGGTAGTGaggaatttacaataaaatccCTATTGGAGGAGCATTATCACTAATttgtatatgtttgtgtgtcccAGGTTTGTTGTGGTGTGTGGAGACGGAGAGTATATCATCTATACAGCTATGGCTTTGAGGAACAAGAGCTTCGGCTCAGCGCAGGAGTTTGTCTGGGCACACGACTCCTCTGAGTAAGTACAAAAATGATATTTAGGTGAGATGCCACACGTGAGTACCAGAGGAGAGATTTGtacatttgcttttttctcttccATTCAACAGATATGCCATCAGAGAAAGCAACAGTATTGTTAAAATCTTCAAAAActtcaaagaaaagaaatcttTCAAGCCTGACTTTGGAGCTGAAGGTAATGAGACAATTGCTGTTTGATAGATTTTTGGTTTGGAAGTGGATTGAAGAATACTGTCTCCACTATTACTGaatgtgtttcttttctgcAGGAATATACGGAGGTTTCCTGCTTGGTGTGAGGTCGGTGAATGGTCTGGCATTTTATGACTGGGAAAACACAGAGCTAATCCGCCGCATTGAGATCCAACCCAAGCATGTAAGACTgagttacatttttgttttaggtTCTCGGCCCCCGTTTTATACTGTAAATGTAGCATATTGTAATGTTCGTCAATTTGGGAGttctccatgtttttatttttgtacagctgttggTAATGATTTTGCTGAAAATTTGCTTTGTGCTTCTATATGCTCATCTTTAACAGCACTGTGTGTAAATGGCATATTAAAGTCTTCCAGAGGATGTCCAGAAATTTTAATATTACTTATTTTAGTTGTCTCATTTGCCCTTCCTTCTTCTGTTCCATATTTGTTCAGATCTTCTGGTCAGATTCCGGTGAATTGGTTTGCATTGCTACAGAGGAGTCCTTCTTCATTCTGCGTTACCTGGCAGAAAAAGTAGCTGCCTCCCAAGAGAACAATGAAGGAGTGACAGAGGATGGTATTGAAGATGCCTTTGAGGTACATATGTGAATGTGGATGCATGCACATCCTTTGTTAGAAGTTAATTAATGATGACATTAGTGCTAGAAATACCTCTACTTTATGTGTGAACTAATGAATCCTATTTATATGTGACTGTTCACTTTAAAACcgtttattaaaatattaacgTTAATTCCAATTTCACCTGTTTAGGTCCAGGGAGAGATCCAGGAGATTGTGAAGACTGGACTCTGGGTTGGAGACTGCTTCATCTACACCAGCTCTGTAAACAGACTCAACTACTATGTAGGAGGAGAGATTGTCACTATTGCACACTTGGACAGGTAAGAATACAGAATTAAATTGGTTTGCTGTCACAATAAATGTCTAACTATTGCATGgcagatttagaaaaaacaactaagCTGTAAACATTGTCTTTGACAGCTACTGTTTTCTCTCCCTGCAGGACCATGTACCTACTGGGTTACATACCCAAAGATGATCGTCTGTACCTGGGAGACAAGGAGCTCAACATTGTCAGCTACTCCCTGCTGGTCTCCGTCCTGGAGTACCAGACTGCTGTAATGAGGAGAGACTTTGGAATGGCTGACAAGGTGCTACCTACTATTCCTAAAGAGCAGAGGACCAGAGTGGCACATTTTCTGGAGAAACAGGTAAGGACAATGAtttgaaattcattttaaattatagaCCATCAATTTATTTCAGcttcagaaaagaaaagaggcagATAGTAAGATTAGGCTTGAAACTGAAACCCATCACCAGAATTTGTGCTAATGTCatagtgatattattttgactGATAATATATGTTTTGAATTGGGTTTTTTTATTCCAGAGTGAAGACGGCTTTGTGTTTGTAGCATGCTGATGGGTTTCCTTCTTTGTGTCCTCAGGGTTTCAAGCAGCAGGCGCTGGCAGTATCCACAGACCCAGAGCACAGGTTTGAGTTGGCCTTGCAGCTGGGAGAGTTGAAGATTGCCTACCAGCTGGCTGTGGAAGCAGAGGTAATCTAGTTGGCTTTTAAAACTGAGACAAATTCCATATCCTGCCGCGTTTTTTCCCCATATAAAATCATTGCCAGCCAGTTCACACAGTTTCTAATATTTGTTATTCTGACCTGTGCAGTCGGAGCAGAAGTGGAAGCAGCTAGCAGAGCTGGCTATCAGTAAGTGCCAGTTTGGCCTGGCCCAAGAGTGCCTGCACCATGCCCAGGATTACGGTGGCCTGCTCCTCCTTGCCACCGCCTCTGGTAACGCCACCATGGTGGGCAAGCTGGCAGAGGGGGCAGAAAGGGACGGCAAGAACAATGTGGCCTTCATGACCTACTTCCTGCAGGGGAAGTGAGTATAAGACATGTGAGATTTGTGGAGAAGTCAGTGAATAAATACAATATGTGCTGCTCATATCAA is from Amphiprion ocellaris isolate individual 3 ecotype Okinawa chromosome 10, ASM2253959v1, whole genome shotgun sequence and encodes:
- the copb2 gene encoding coatomer subunit beta' isoform X2, whose product is MPLRLDIKRRLTARSDRVKSVDLHPTEPWMLASLYNGSVCVWNHETQTLVKTFEVCDLPVRASKFVARKNWVITGADDMQIRVFNYNTLERVHMFEAHSDYIRCIAVHPTQPYILTSSDDMLIKLWDWDKKWSCSQVFEGHTHYVMQIVINPKDNNQFASASLDRTIKVWQLGSSSPNFTLEGHEKGVNCIDYYSGGDKPYLISGADDRQVKIWDYQNKTCVQTLEGHAQNVSCVSFHPELPIIITGSEDGTVRIWHSSTYRLESTLNYGMERVWCVCGLRGSNNVALGYDEGSIIIKVGREEPAMSMDTNGKIIWAKHSEIQQANLKAMGDAEIKDGERLPLAVKDMGSCEIYPQTIQHNPNGRFVVVCGDGEYIIYTAMALRNKSFGSAQEFVWAHDSSEYAIRESNSIVKIFKNFKEKKSFKPDFGAEGIYGGFLLGVRSVNGLAFYDWENTELIRRIEIQPKHIFWSDSGELVCIATEESFFILRYLAEKVAASQENNEGVTEDGIEDAFEVQGEIQEIVKTGLWVGDCFIYTSSVNRLNYYVGGEIVTIAHLDRTMYLLGYIPKDDRLYLGDKELNIVSYSLLVSVLEYQTAVMRRDFGMADKVLPTIPKEQRTRVAHFLEKQGFKQQALAVSTDPEHRFELALQLGELKIAYQLAVEAESEQKWKQLAELAISKCQFGLAQECLHHAQDYGGLLLLATASGNATMVGKLAEGAERDGKNNVAFMTYFLQGKLDQCLELLIRTNRLPEAAFLARTYLPSQVSRVVKLWRENLAKVNQKAAESLADPTEYENLFPGLREAFAAEHYLRESCLGTSRPAKDYPLVTPNEDRNILEEAQGYEPKGTFIPMVSKTPDSEESTSVESAPVAAVTPLQPEPAAPTAVEKEEEEEEEVPTFSQSEKDKTLDELEVDLDNMELDDIDTTDVNLDDDFLDD
- the copb2 gene encoding coatomer subunit beta' isoform X1; its protein translation is MPLRLDIKRRLTARSDRVKSVDLHPTEPWMLASLYNGSVCVWNHETQTLVKTFEVCDLPVRASKFVARKNWVITGADDMQIRVFNYNTLERVHMFEAHSDYIRCIAVHPTQPYILTSSDDMLIKLWDWDKKWSCSQVFEGHTHYVMQIVINPKDNNQFASASLDRTIKVWQLGSSSPNFTLEGHEKGVNCIDYYSGGDKPYLISGADDRQVKIWDYQNKTCVQTLEGHAQNVSCVSFHPELPIIITGSEDGTVRIWHSSTYRLESTLNYGMERVWCVCGLRGSNNVALGYDEGSIIIKVGREEPAMSMDTNGKIIWAKHSEIQQANLKAMGDAEIKDGERLPLAVKDMGSCEIYPQTIQHNPNGRFVVVCGDGEYIIYTAMALRNKSFGSAQEFVWAHDSSEYAIRESNSIVKIFKNFKEKKSFKPDFGAEGIYGGFLLGVRSVNGLAFYDWENTELIRRIEIQPKHIFWSDSGELVCIATEESFFILRYLAEKVAASQENNEGVTEDGIEDAFEVQGEIQEIVKTGLWVGDCFIYTSSVNRLNYYVGGEIVTIAHLDRTMYLLGYIPKDDRLYLGDKELNIVSYSLLVSVLEYQTAVMRRDFGMADKVLPTIPKEQRTRVAHFLEKQGFKQQALAVSTDPEHRFELALQLGELKIAYQLAVEAESEQKWKQLAELAISKCQFGLAQECLHHAQDYGGLLLLATASGNATMVGKLAEGAERDGKNNVAFMTYFLQGKLDQCLELLIRTNRLPEAAFLARTYLPSQVSRVVKLWRENLAKVNQKAAESLADPTEYENLFPGLREAFAAEHYLRESCLGTSRPAKDYPLVTPNEDRNILEEAQGYEPKGTFIPMVSKQTPDSEESTSVESAPVAAVTPLQPEPAAPTAVEKEEEEEEEVPTFSQSEKDKTLDELEVDLDNMELDDIDTTDVNLDDDFLDD